One stretch of Castor canadensis chromosome 12, mCasCan1.hap1v2, whole genome shotgun sequence DNA includes these proteins:
- the Fbxo48 gene encoding F-box only protein 48, with the protein MKKNSKRNNNLRVSGIEMNSVNAEKEKHESQNNFVELLPLEVTLEIFSQLDIQSLCRASVTCRSWNYAIRNSDSLWKPHCLTVRTVCQREIDNDLESGYSWRVILLRNYQKSKVKHEWLSGRYSNICSPFSLPEKIMCPMDADTWGEILEAELER; encoded by the exons atgaagaaaaattccAAGAGGAACAACAATTTGAGAGTTTCTGGCATAGAAATGAACTCTGTGAATGCTGAGAAGGAAAAACATGAGAGCCAAAATAACTTTGTTGAACTGCTGCCTCTAGAAGTCACTTTAGAAATTTTTAGCCAACTTGACATCCAGAGTTTGTGCAGAGCTTCGGTGACATGCAGAAGCTGGAATTATGCAATAAGAAACAGTGACTCCTTATGGAAACCTCACTGCTTGACTGTAAGAACCGTGTGCCAACGAGAAATAGATAACGATCTAGAAAGTGGTTATTCCTGGAGG GTAATACTCCTGAGAAATTACCAGAAGAGTAAAGTGAAACATGAATGGCTAAGTGGCAGATACAGCAAcatatgttctccctttagcCTACCAGAAAAAATCATGTGCCCTATGGATGCAGATACGTGGGGGGAGATTCTAGAAGCAGAACTGGAAAGATAA